The window TGACGAAGATATCGGCCTCTGCCACGCAGTCGTCCATGGTGGTTACTTCATAGCCTTCCATGGCGGCCTGCAGTGCGCAGATGGGGTCGATTTCGGTGATCAGCACGCGGGCACCCATGCCGCGCATGGACTGGGCGCAGCCCTTGCCCACGTCGCCGTAACCCAGAACAACAACCTTCTTGCCGGCAACCATCACGTCGGTGGCGCGCTTGATGCCGTCCACGAGGGATTCGCGGCAGCCGTACAGGTTGTCGAACTTGGACTTGGTCACGGAGTCGTTCACGTTGATAGCGGGGAAGAGCAGCTTGCCTTCCTTTTCCATGTGGTAGAGACGATGCACGCCGGTGGTGGTTTCTTCGGAAACGCCCTGCACCTTGGCGGCAATGCGGGTCCACTTGGTGGAATCGGTCTTGTAGGACAGCGCAAGGCGGTCCATGAAGATGCTGAATTCCTTGTTGTCGTAAGACTTTTCCAGCAGGGAGGGATCCTTTTCCACTTCCAGACCCTTGTGGATCATCATGGTGGCGTCGCCGCCGTCGTCCACGATGAGGTCGGGGCCGGAACCGTCAGGCCAGGTCAGGGCCATCTCGGTGCACCACCAGTATTCTTCGAGGGTCTCACCCTTCCATGCAAACACCTTGGCCATGCCGGAATCGGCGATGGCGGCGGCTGCGTGATCCTGCGTGGAGAAGATGTTGCAGGATGCCCAACGGATATCCGCGCCCAGTTCGTACAGGGTCTTGATGAGCATGGCGGTCTGAATGGTCATGTGCAGGGAGCCCATGACCTTGAGGCCCTTGAGGGGCTTCTGGGGACCGTACTTTTCAATGGTTGCCATCAGGCCGGGCATTTCCAGCTCGGAAAGCTGCATTTCCTTGTAGCCGAGTTCAGCGTCCTGAATATTGCGAACCTTGTTCTCAACGCTCAGGTCGAGCGGAATGGCGCGGGTTGCGTCAGTCATGGTGGTTTGCCTCCAAATCTATTGTTGTGAATTTTCTGCCACTATCAGGTGAATGGCCAGCCCGCGCTCAACAGGATGGGACTTGCTGGATTTCAGCGAAAAGCCTGCCTCCGTGAGCTTGAGCGCCAGTGTCGTCATATCGAATCCGAGCCAGCGGTCCCCGTATTCGGACCGCATCTTCTCGTTCTCGTGCTTATCAAAATCGGCCAGTGCCAGCAGGCCGCCGGGGCGCAGTACGCGGCGAATTTCCTTGAGCGCCTCGCCGGGATGCGAAAGATGGTGCAGCACCATGTTGATGGCCGCAAAATCCGCCTCGCCATCGCGCAGGGGCAAATGCTCCAGTTCTCCGATACGCAGGGACACGCGGTCCGCATCTTCCGCAAGACGACGCTTCGCAAGCTCGAGCATACGCGGGGAACCGTCCACGCCGATGACGGAAAGCGCCTTCTCCAGCATGCGTTCCAGCAGCGTGCCGGTGCCGCAGCCGAGATCCAGCGCCACCTTGCAGCGGGGCATATGGCCGATGATGGCCCCGGGCAGGTCGAAATTGCCTATGATATCGCGGTTCAGCTGATCCCAGTCTTCGGCAATGGAGTTGAAGAACTGTTTGGTCTTTCTGGCGCGTTCCTCAATGATTTTTGCCGCCATGTCCGCATCCGCCTCAAGGGTCGGATCGGTGACGATAAACGGCATGAGCGCATCTATGAACTCGCGGCCCGGCCCCTCCTCCGGTGCGGAATAGAAAACCCACAGGCCGTCGCGACGCGAATCGAGCAGGCCCGCTCCGGTCAAAATTTTTAAATGGCGTGACACACGGGACTGGCCCATCTCCAGAATGGAAACCAGTTCGTTCACGCTCAGCTCAAACCTGTTCAACACATGCATGAGCCGCAAGCGGGTCTCGTCCGCCAAGGCTTTGATAAGGGGAAGTGCCGTTGTCATACTCAGAGCTCCTGCGCTATTTCCGACTGGCTTGATATTTCTGCATCAAGAAAAGTTGATATGGGCTTATCCCCATTCTCGGATATAGTCAACACTCACCCTTGATAATTACGGCAGCAGTACAGGCTGGCATACCGCCGATTACGTTGAAATATAATACACGCGACGTGCTCCCTTGTTATCATGACACTAAGCATGAACAACAACGGAAGGGATGCACATGGGCGATGACGATCTCCTCTTCGCAGAAAGCTCTCCAGAGTCCCCGGATACCGCCGAAGCCGAAAAAATACATCGCGGCGGCCTGCGCCCATGGAAGATTCTTATCGTGGACGACGAAATAGAGGTGCACAACACCACCAAGCTCGTGCTGACCGATTTCGAATTCGAAGGCGCGGGGCTGGAATTATATTCTGCATTCACGGCAAAGGAAGCGCTGGACCTGTTGCAACAGCACGACGACATTGCCGTGATTCTGCTGGACGTGGTCATGGAGACGCCCCATGCCGGTCTTGATTGCGCGCGGACCATCCGGCAGGAGATGAAAAACAAGCTGGTGCGCATCATTCTTCGCACAGGGCAACCGGGCCAGGCACCGGAACGAAAGGTCATCGTCGAATACGACATCAACGACTACAAGCACAAAACCGAACTAACCTCGCAGCGCCTGTTCACCACGATCTATACGGCCATCCGTTCTTACCGGGACATGCGGGCCATTGAAAAGCAGCGGGTCGGCCTCAAGTACATCATAGACGCCTCGGCAAGCTTCTTTCAGGAGCGCTCTCTCCACACGCTTTCAAAGGGCGTGCTCACCCAGATAGAGGCTCTCTTCCGCCTGCAGAACTCCCTGTACATGAGCGGTACCGGCTTCACCGCACTCACGGAATCCCTGAACGACCCCAGCTGGAACATCATCTCGGCCACCGGCAAGTTCGAGGAATGCGAAATAACGAACAGCTGCCAGATACTGGACCAGAGCACGCTCGATCAGATCAACAAGGCCATCGTCGACAAGGTCAGCTCGGTTGTCGACGACACCTACATCGCCTACCTGCCCACCCAGAACAGGAAGCATCACATCCTCTACATGGAAAAGAGTTCACCGGACAACTGGGAGGAACTGAAAGAACTGCTTGAAATATTTACGACAAACGTAGGCATAGCCATGGACAACATCTACCTGAACGACGAGATCATCAAGACGCAGAGCGAAGTGCTCTTCAGGCTGGGCGAAGTGGTGGAAACCCGTTCCAAGGAAACCGCGTATCACGTGGTACGCGTGGCTGAATACACCCGCATACTGGCCCTTGCCCACGGGATATCCGAGCTGGACGCCAACCTGTTCAAACAGGCTTCGCCCATGCACGATATCGGCAAGATAGGCATTCCGGACAGCATTCTGCTGAAGCCGGGCAAGCTCACCGAAGAGGAATTCGCCGTGATGAAGCAGCACACCAGCATCGGCTACATGCTGCTCAAGGCATCCGACAGGCGCATGCTGACCACGGCGGCGGACATAGCCCACACGCACCATGAGCACTGGGACGGCAACGGCTATCCGCGCGGCCTCAAAGGAGAGGAAATCCCCATTGAAGGAAGAATAACCGCTGTTGCCGACGTTTTTGACGCCCTGAGCCATGAGCGGGTCTACAAGAATCCATGGCCTACGGATGAGGTTATCGAATTCTTCCGGCAGGAGAAGGGAAAGATGTTCGACCCCGTTCTCGTCGACCTGCTTCTGGAGAATCTGGACGCACTGCTCAGGGTTCACGAAGCCTACACCGACAGCATTCCGAGAACGCTATGAGTCCGTCCGGCAAACTGCGCGCATTGCTACAGACAACATGGGTGAAGATTGCCTTGCCCATCGTCATTTCGGTTGTCCTCATTTTCGGCATCATCTTCGCCATACAAATTCCCAACACCTACAATGCCCTGCTGGAAAGAAAGAAGGTTTCGCTCAAAGACAATGTCATGATTGCGTGGAATATCATCCAGTTCTGCTACACCCTTGAACTGCAGGGGAAAATTCCTGAAGGCAAAGGACAGGAAATGGCCATTCAAAGCCTTGCCCGCATGCGCTTCGGGCCGGAATTGAAAGACTATTTCTGGATCAACGACACCCGCCCCTACATGATCATGCACCCCTACCTGCCGGAACTGGAGGGCATGAACCTTTCAGATTACATGGACGCCACGGGCAAAAGGCTCTTTGTGGAAATGGTTCAGACCAGCAGCCAGACAGGCAGCAGTTTTGTCTCCTACCAGTGGCAGTGGCAGGACAAAGCCAACCTCATCCTCCCCAAGATCTCCTTCGTCAAACGGTTTGAACCCTGGCAGTGGATTATCGGCACCGGCGCATACCTTGAAGACATTCGGCAGGAGACCATGCGCCAGACCAGAGAAATGGTCATTGCCAGCACCGTGGCGCTTTGTATCATCATCTCCCTCTCGCTCTTCTCCATCGCACAGGCGCGCAAGGCATCACAGCGCATTACGGAAAACGAGGCCAAGATGCGCAAGGTCTTCAGTCAGGCTGAAGAAGCCCTCTTCATACTCGCCACTGACGGAACCATTCTCCAGAGCAACCAGGCGGCAACGGAGGTCATCGGCTTCGCTCCCATACAATCCGCACGCTTTGAAGACATTCCATGGGTCATCAAGGACAGCGACGGGACGGAGGAACGCCAATCCATGCTCGAAAAGGCCAGATCTGGCATTCTCCCCCACTTTGAAGCCGAGTTCACGCGGCAGGACGGTGAGAACAGGTATCTGGACGGTACAGTCGTCCCCATCACGGACGAAGAGGACACCGTTCTGTACCTTCTTGTCAGCGCCATGGACATTACCGAACGCATTGAATCCCAGAACCGGCTTGAAGAGCTGAACGCAACCCTTGAAGAGCGCGTTCGGGAACGGACGGAAGAGTTGGCAAACTCGCTGGATACGCTGAAAAAGGCACAAGACCAGCTCGTCGTCACCGAAAAGATGGCGGCGCTCGGACGGCTCGTGGCAGGCGTGGCGCACGAGATAAACACGCCGCTGGGCCTTGGCGTGACCAACGCCACCTACCTGCAAGAGCGGCTTGCCGCCATCCGTGAATCCTATGAGGCGGGCAAGTTCACCAAGGGAGAGTTCGAGGCGTTTCTCAAGACGGCGGACAGCGCTGCCGAGTCCATGCTTCTCAACCTCACACGCGGGGCCGAGATCATACGCAGCTTCAAGCAGGTGGCCGTTGATCAGGAGCTGGAGCAGACCCGCGCCTTCAACCTGCACGATTATTTCAGGGAAGTGCAGCTCAGCGTGCAGCCCAAATTCAAACATTCGCCGCACAAGCTGGAAGTCGAATGTCCCGAGGACATCATCCTCAAGACCTACCCCGGAGCGCTCACGCAGGTACTCACGAATCTGATCATGAACGCCCTGATACACGCGTTTGACGAAGACATGGCAGGACTCGCCAGACTGTCGGCACGTATTGTACCGGCAGGGGTGGAGATCACCTTCTCAGACAACGGCAAGGGCATGAATGACGAACAGAAGACAAAGATTTTCGACCCGTTCTTCACCACCAGGCAGGGACAGGGCGGCACAGGGCTTGGCATGCACATCACCTACAACCTTGTCACCCAGAAGCTGTGCGGCGTCATTCAGCTGGAATCCGCCCTCGGCAAAGGCACCACCTTCCGCATCACCATTCCTCTGGAGCATCAGGACATGGCCTGCCCGCCGGTGCTGGAGAATGTCTAACGCCCCTCTCGCTCGCATCAGCGACTGACACTGACACTCTCTGGCTTTCATTCATTTAAAACAGATCCTAATACGACCCATTACTAATAATCAGGAATATACTCATGGACCCTCGCATATCAAATGAAGATGTTGCCCTACTCAGAAACGCCGGGATGACCGAAGAGGATCTGAGCCACTCAATCGCTGTGGCTGAACGCGCTCTCGACATTGCCGACCGTAGCGGAGCAGAGCTCGACTATAGCCTGCTCATAAGAGGAGCTTTGTTTCACGACCTTGGCAAGGTGCGCACCCACGCCATAGAGCACGGAGAAGAAGGCGCACGCCTTGGTGCGGAACTGGGACTGTCCGAGGAGCTTCAGGCCATCATGAAGAAGCACATCCGCGGTGGCATGACCCGTGAAGAAGCCCGTGAACTGGGACTTCCCGACATGGACTATACCTTGCACAAACTGGAGGAGCGCATCATCATCTACGCCGACCGCCTGACTGACATCATCGGCGACGGCGTAGAACCAGACCCGCTACGCGCTGAGGAGCGTTTCGAGGAAATCCTCACCAGTATTATACGATACGGAAAGAATGATGCGACACGGACACGTTACCTCCGCTATCATGAAGAGATTCAGGGACTGATTCGCAGGGAGTAATAATGTCCCCTTTCTTGCTGCTCTGCCTGACGGGATTTCTGGCCATCTTCAGCACAACCATGGCCAAGAATCCCGTTTTGCCATTTTTTGCCGAACATCTCGGGGCGAACCCTGTAGCCATAGGCATTGTAGCCTCCCTTTCACCGCTGGCCGGAGTGCTTGTCAGTCTTCCCGCAGGGATTTTTTCAGACTATTTCGGACGAATGCGCCTGCTGAAAATATCCGCTCTCTTTTTCGCCCTGACTCCTCTGGGCTACCTTTTCATTTCGGAGATATGGCAGCTGGCACTCGTCCGCTTCCTACACGGGCTTGCCACAGGCATTTTCGTACCGGTTGCCATGGCGCTGGTCACAGACACCTTCCTTGCAGGACGGGGCGAACGGCTGGGCTTCATGTCGTCCGCCAGTCAGCTTGGCCGATTCCTCGCTCCGCTGGCAGGGGGAATCCTGCTCACACTACCTGACAACGAAGCCGAAGGAAGCGGTTTTACACTGGTGTATCTGACGTGCCTTCTGCTCGGTGTTCTTACCGCATTGCTCGTATTCAGACTTCCCCAAGCACAGCCCCCCCCGACCACGACAAACCGCTCTTTCCGACATTCCGTCAGAGCGGTGCTTCAAAACCGACTGGTACTGCAAGGCTGTATCATGGAGTCCGCAGCCCTGTTCGCTTTCGGGGCCTTTGAAGCATTCTTCCCGCAGCATGTACGCACGGCCGGACTGGGCACGGAATGGGCGGGCGGTCTTATGTCCGTACAAGTGCTCGCCGTGGCGCTCAGCAAGCCTCTTTTCGGCAAACTCTCCGACTCGCACGGAAGGGTTCGCCAAATTGTGCTCGGCGCCTTGCTTCTGGGCTGCATAATGTTGCTCATGGGGCAAACCGGCAGCATCGTCACGCTTGCTGCCGCAAGCCTGGGCCTCGGCCTTGCCCTCTCGCTGACGCTTGCCGCAAGCTCGGCGTTCATCGCAGACACAAGCGATGCCGACATGCGGGGAGCCTCAATGGGGCTGCTGGGAGCCATCATGGACATAGGCCACTCAACGGGCCCGGTGGTGGCCGGAGCGGTAACTGCCAGTCTTGGAGCCTCCGCAGGATTCGCATCTGCAGGAACCGTCGTTCTTGGAACCACCCTGTTATTTGCCTTCATGACACGCAACTACACACCGAAAACAATCTCCCCTTAAGAATAAAAAAAACGCCGCCGGAAATTTCCGGCGGCGGTTGAACTTTCTGGTTGAAATCAGCGGATGCTGAAAAATCAGTAATGCAATGATGGGGGACGCAATACGCCCATTCCCCACGATCCGGTGTCACCCGTTGCCCACAGCCTGAAACGCTGCAGGCCGATTGTTACCGCACGCTAATCCTGATCGCGCAGATCAACCACACGCTTGGACTTGCCGAAGGAACGCGGCAGCGCGCCCGGGTCCACGATCTCCATTTCCACGCGGGCCATGAGCTTCTTGTGCAGCTCGGCTCCCACGACCTTGGCGAGCGCAGCATCGTTGCCAGCCTGGGCTTCGGCATTGCGCTCCAGCCGCAGGGTCAGGTTGTCCTTGCCTTCCTTGCGGGTAAGCATGATCTGGTACTCTGCCCCCACTTCGGGGAACTTCTGCAGCACGTCCGCAATCTGACCGGGATAGATGTTCACGCCACGGAAGATGATCATGTCGTCCGAACGGCCGAGAATATGGTCGTGACGGGGAATCTCCACCCCGCAGGAACACTTGCCGGGAAGCATGCGCGAAAGGTCACGGGTGCGGTAGCGGATGAGGGGGCTGGCCTCCTTGCGCAGGCTGGTCACCACCATTTCGCCCACCTCGCCTTCCGGCACGGGCTGCAGGGTCTCCGGATCAAGAATCTCGATGATGAACAGGTCGGCCCAGTAATGCAGGCCTTCGTGGGCATCGCATTCCAGCGCGGTGCCGGGGCCGTACATCTCGGTCATGCCCGCGATGTCATAACTGCCCTCAAGACCCAGCTTTTCCTCAAAGGTCTTGCGCATCTTGGCGCTGTGTGTTTCCGCGCCGAAAATCACCTTACGCAGTTTGCACTGATCGCGCAGGCCGTTGCGCTCCACTTCCTCCGCCATGAGCAGCGCCATGGACGCCGTGGAGCACAGGCAGGTGGTGCCCATGTCCGCCATGAGCTGCAGCTGCATTTCGAGGTTGCCCGGCCCCACAGGAACCGTGAGCGCCCCGAACTTTTCGCTTCCCAGCTGGAAACCCGCGCCCGCCGTCCACAGGCCGTAGCCCACGGCAATCTGCACACGATCCAGCGTGGTCAGCCCGGCAATCTCGTAACAGCGGGCCATCTGCAGGGCAAAGGTATCGATATCCTTCTGCGAATACGCCAGAATCTTGCGCTTGCCCGTAGTGCCGGAAGAGGCATGAATGCGAACCACCTGCTCTTCGGGTACGGAGAGCAAAGGCAGGGGATAGCCTTCACGCAGGTCCGTAACGGTGGTAAAAGGAAGGAGCCTTATATCATCAAGGCTGGTAATGTCGTCAGGATGCACCCCCGCCGCCTCAAACTTGGCCCGATATGCGGGGCTGTTCTCATAGGCATGGCGTACCGTCCATCGCAGTCCGTCAAGCTGAAGTGCCGCCAACTTTTCCGCAGGCAGGTGCGGCAAAAAACGATGAGTCACCATACACGCTCCCAACACACTGAAATGGTAATATAAATATCATCCTTGAACCAAACGGCAAAAGCATGTATCAGGCGCACACCACAACACGCAAGCCACGTGACTGAACGTGCTATCACGAAACAGGACGGGGGAAAACCCTGTCCCAAGCCATACGGAGGCCAGACGTGCGGATTCTGATCGTCGGGAACGGCGGACGCGAACATGCCCTTGCATGGAAGTTGCGCCAGAGCCCAAAAGTTGACGAGATTTTCATCGCCCCCGGCAACGGCGGCACCGCCCTTGAAGGCACCAACGTGCCCATCGCGGTTGACGACCTTCCCGCACTGGTTGCCTTTGCCAAGGAACAGAAGATCGACCTCGTGGTTCCGGGTCCGGAACTGCCCCTCGTGCTCGGCATCAAGGACGCCCTTGATCTTGCCGGAATCCCCTGCTTCGGCCCCAATGCCTTTGCCGCCCAGCTGGAAGGCTCCAAGGCGTTCGCCAAGAACATCATGGAAGAAGCAGGCGTCCCCACTGCCGCCTTCGGCGTTTTCAACGAATTTGACGATGCCAAGGAATACGTTCTCAAAGTCGGCGCTCCCATCGTGGTCAAGGCAGACGGCCTTGCTGCGGGCAAGGGCGTAGTGGTCGCCCAGACCACCGACGAAGCCATTGCCGCACTGGAAGAAATCATGGTGCAGCAGGCTTTCGGCTCATCCGGCGAGCACGTGGTCATCGAAGAATGCCTCATCGGCGAAGAAGCATCCTTCATCTGCTTCTGCGACGGCAATACCGTAAAGCCCCTGCCCTCTTCGCAGGACCACAAGGCCGTATTCGACGGCGACACCGGCCCCAACACCGGCGGCATGGGTGCTTACAGCCCCGCGCCCGTTCTGCCCGCAGAACGCTACGACGAGATCATCGAACTGGTCATGAAGCCCGTGTGTGAAACGCTGGGCAAAAAGGACAAGCCTTTCATCGGCATTCTCTATGCCGGACTCATGATGACCGCCAAGGGCCCCTACGTGCTGGAGTTCAACGTACGTTTCGGCGACCCTGAATGCCAGCCCCTGCTCATGCGCATGGACAGCGACATCGTGGATGTCATGATGGCCTGCGTGGAAGGCCGCCTTGCCGAAACCCCGCTGAACATCAAGAAGGAAACCACCCTCGGCGTTGTCATCGCCGCGGAGGGCTACCCCGACAGCTACCCCAAGGGCATGGAGATCAACGGCATCGAAGAGGCGGAAGCCATCGGCGATCTGAAGGTCTTTCAGGCCGGAACCACCCTTGAAAACGGCGTCACCCGCGCCAACGGCGGCCGCGTGCTGTGCGTGACCGCGCTGGGCGAGACCCTTGCCGATGCCCAGAAGCGCGCTTACGAAGGCGTTGCCAAGCTGCGCATGGACAAGGCCTACTACCGCCGCGACATTGGCTTCAAGGGTCTGAGATAGAAAACTAAATTTCGAACTGTTTTCAGCTTTGGCGGGGAAGGTTTCGACCTTCTCCGCAACAGCAGGCGCTTGCCACAGGTCAGCTGTTTCGCGCCTCTCCCTCCCGAGCACTCAAGGGCAGGGAAGGCCGGAAATCACACCTGCGGAATATGTAGCGCACCTGCCGAACGGGTCTACGAAGCCCCCGCACAACACGGGGACTCCGGTCCGGGAGAAGCGGAGCATATGTCATCCGGGCCCGCAAAGCCAAAAACAGACGAATACCCATAACGACGGCTCTGGCAACAACCACCCGAACCCCTTTCAGGAGTAATGAACATGCCTCAAGTTGGTATATTCATGGGCAGTCTTTCCGACGAAGAAACCATGCGCCCCTGCACCGAAGTGCTGGAGCAACTGGGCATCAGCTACCTTTTCACGGTCAGCTCCGCCCACCGTACGCCGGAACGCACCGAGCATCTGGTGGACAAGCTGGAGAAAGAAGGCTGTCAGGTCTTCATTTGCGCCGCCGGCATGGCCGCGCACCTTGCTGGCGCGGTAGCCGCACGCACCCTCAAGCCCGTTCTTGGCGTGCCGATCACGGCTTCCAAGCTGGGCGGCATGGATGCGCTGCTGGCCACCGTCATGATGCCTCCCGGATACCCCGTGGGCACCGTGGCGCTGGACAAGGCAGGCGCCAAGAACGCCGCATGGCTTGCCGCGCAGATCATCGCACTGCAGGATGCCGCCGTTGCCACCAAGCTCTCCGCCGCACGCGAAGAGTTCAAGGCACAGGTCATCAAGAGCGCGGAAGATCTGGAATCCCGCATGGCAAAGTAGCACCCGCTGCTCTGCGCCCGTACACAAAGGCCGCATCCGGAAGGATGCGGCCTTTCATTCATTTATGTGTTGGAAAGAAGGGCGGACAAGGGCCGCTATTCCTCGTGATACATCTCAAGCACGGCGTCCAGATTCTTCATGGCCTCGTCCGTGCGCCTGCTGATCTTCTTCAGACGCTCCACAAACACCGCGTTGGCGAACTGCTCCGCAGCCTTGTCCGCCTGACGCCGCTTCATGTAGGTTTCACCCTTCTCCATGTAAAAATCTTCCATGTTGTTCAGCAGAGAGAGAAGATCGTCCGCCATCTTCTGCACGGCGGTGTCTGTCAGTTCCAGCAGCACGGTCAGTTCATCCGGCAGTTCCATGGGGTCTTCCGGAAGATTGGCAATGGGCACGGCCCCGTGGCTTTCATCCTCCATCACCCTGCTTTCGTTCACCGTGGCCGACTTCAGATGCCGCCCCGTTTCCACGTCCACCACGCGATAGCTGAACTGCACGTTGGTGCGCAGCTTGTTGTAGTTCACGGTGTACGGAGCTGTGTATTCCCGTGAGACCGGAATGGAATAGGAGCCGTACTGCCCAAGGCTCAACTGCTGCAGTTCAAGCCGCGAGTAGCTGACCTGCTTGGAACTCTGCACCACCGTGTTTTCCGAACGGTAGGCCAGCGTGTTCCCCATGACAGCAAGATCAACGCCGTAAAGATTGCCCATCTCCTTGGAGGTTTCGGCATTGAGCGCCCCCACCTGTCCAAGCTGCATTTCCTCCAGAATCCGGTTCAGGCTTGACCGCTCCATGATGACCACATCAGTCCCTGCGTGTTCGAACATGTATGCGCTCAGCCGGTTGGTGATGGTAGCTCCGGCATCGGTTCCGGTCACATTGAGCGGGCTGGAAAAATCGAATATGGCAATGTAGGTCTGCGCGCGCTGCAGGAGCTTGTCTTCCACCTCAAAGGACAGCATGTCGTAGTCGCCCGTGGGATCCAGACGCTTGAGCTGCTCCAGACAGTACCAGGCAATGCCGTAGTTCCTTTCGTCCATGGCCGTTTCCACACTGTCGCCCAAGGCTCTGCGCAACTGCTTCCCAAGCTTCCCGATCGTGGCGTCAGGCTGCACGGAAAGAAATTCGTCCGCCTCGGCCAGCGAGTGCGCGGCCGCGACGACAAACCCGTTGGAAAGGTAACGGTAGGTTTTCTGCGCGATCACATCATAGGTTCTGGTCAGCACGTTGTGCATGTGCTGCGTGAGACGGGCATCGGCAGGATCAAGGGCATGAGCCGCCATATAGGCACGGGCGGCAGCGGAATAATCGCCCGCCCCCAAGGCCCCGTCACCCTTTCTGACCAGATCCATCTTGTTCACCATGCGCGTGGCATTGGCGAGCATGGTGGAAACTTGCATGTTGGCGGGGTCCATCTCGTTGGCAAGGGCAATCATCCGCTTTGCCTCGCCGAACTGGCCTGAGACATAGAAGGCATCGGCGGCTTGTGCCAACGCAACGGCACCGC is drawn from Desulfovibrio mangrovi and contains these coding sequences:
- the purD gene encoding phosphoribosylamine--glycine ligase; protein product: MRILIVGNGGREHALAWKLRQSPKVDEIFIAPGNGGTALEGTNVPIAVDDLPALVAFAKEQKIDLVVPGPELPLVLGIKDALDLAGIPCFGPNAFAAQLEGSKAFAKNIMEEAGVPTAAFGVFNEFDDAKEYVLKVGAPIVVKADGLAAGKGVVVAQTTDEAIAALEEIMVQQAFGSSGEHVVIEECLIGEEASFICFCDGNTVKPLPSSQDHKAVFDGDTGPNTGGMGAYSPAPVLPAERYDEIIELVMKPVCETLGKKDKPFIGILYAGLMMTAKGPYVLEFNVRFGDPECQPLLMRMDSDIVDVMMACVEGRLAETPLNIKKETTLGVVIAAEGYPDSYPKGMEINGIEEAEAIGDLKVFQAGTTLENGVTRANGGRVLCVTALGETLADAQKRAYEGVAKLRMDKAYYRRDIGFKGLR
- a CDS encoding CsgG/HfaB family protein gives rise to the protein MRYVIRRVLRFACVLVMLLLAACAGKKNYDAGMSLYAQGDLRAAVEELTRAVALEPTKQKYLDALRRAKGALASRICLQAQADLEAAEPSRASMDAARAVYDEAQGLDEGNARAGELLRFISSKEIELARQVNADIGAAEQLAAAGRWEDGWQAMLAVERRDPESKVVQVAKTVFGRRGAVALAQAADAFYVSGQFGEAKRMIALANEMDPANMQVSTMLANATRMVNKMDLVRKGDGALGAGDYSAAARAYMAAHALDPADARLTQHMHNVLTRTYDVIAQKTYRYLSNGFVVAAAHSLAEADEFLSVQPDATIGKLGKQLRRALGDSVETAMDERNYGIAWYCLEQLKRLDPTGDYDMLSFEVEDKLLQRAQTYIAIFDFSSPLNVTGTDAGATITNRLSAYMFEHAGTDVVIMERSSLNRILEEMQLGQVGALNAETSKEMGNLYGVDLAVMGNTLAYRSENTVVQSSKQVSYSRLELQQLSLGQYGSYSIPVSREYTAPYTVNYNKLRTNVQFSYRVVDVETGRHLKSATVNESRVMEDESHGAVPIANLPEDPMELPDELTVLLELTDTAVQKMADDLLSLLNNMEDFYMEKGETYMKRRQADKAAEQFANAVFVERLKKISRRTDEAMKNLDAVLEMYHEE
- the purE gene encoding 5-(carboxyamino)imidazole ribonucleotide mutase, which produces MPQVGIFMGSLSDEETMRPCTEVLEQLGISYLFTVSSAHRTPERTEHLVDKLEKEGCQVFICAAGMAAHLAGAVAARTLKPVLGVPITASKLGGMDALLATVMMPPGYPVGTVALDKAGAKNAAWLAAQIIALQDAAVATKLSAAREEFKAQVIKSAEDLESRMAK